A window of the Vibrio fluvialis genome harbors these coding sequences:
- a CDS encoding sensor histidine kinase, with protein MDLVLSLLQQMCVYLVLAYMLSKTPIFLPLLNISRRLNHKLSVYVLFSLFCIMGTYFGLQINDAIANTRAIGAVMGGLFGGPFIGFAVGFTGGIHRYTLGGFTDVACAVSTTAEGIIGGLLHTYLLRKGKGRLLFSPSVVFAVTLFAEIVQMLLILLIAEPYDEAYALVSTIAAPMIIANSVGAALFMSILQDRKTIFEEYSATFSRRALNIAERSVGILAAGFNPQNAEKIARIVYEQTNVGAVSITDREKILAFVGIGDDHHKPNTPISSQSTLDAIARNAIIYLDGKEHPYQCSLSKTCKLGSALIIPLRAGDRVIGTIKLYEPKRKLFSTINMSMAEGIAQMLSSQILYGEYQEKQILLSRAEIKLLQAQVNPHFLFNALNTISAVIRRDPNKARELIQHLSQFFRSNLKQNIGTVTLKEELAHVNAYLTIEKARFSDRLDVDIDIDEALLERNVPSFTLQPLVENAIKHGTSNLLEGGKVRIYSIEEEHGHRIVVEDNAGSYQAPSEDHDGLGMQIVAKRLTYKFGAASALNIEVEHDKYTRMSFLIPHKGTY; from the coding sequence ATGGATTTAGTTCTCTCTCTGTTGCAGCAGATGTGTGTGTATCTGGTTCTGGCTTACATGCTGAGCAAGACCCCCATCTTCTTACCGCTGCTCAATATTTCGCGCCGCTTGAACCACAAGCTTAGCGTCTACGTGCTGTTTTCTCTGTTCTGCATCATGGGCACCTACTTTGGTCTGCAAATCAACGATGCGATTGCCAACACGCGGGCGATTGGCGCCGTAATGGGCGGTCTGTTCGGCGGGCCATTCATTGGTTTTGCGGTCGGCTTTACCGGCGGGATTCATCGCTATACGTTAGGTGGCTTTACCGATGTGGCGTGCGCGGTCTCGACTACGGCCGAGGGCATCATCGGCGGCTTGCTGCATACGTATTTGCTGCGCAAAGGCAAAGGCCGTTTGCTGTTCAGCCCCAGCGTGGTGTTTGCCGTCACGCTGTTTGCCGAAATTGTGCAGATGCTGCTTATCTTGTTGATCGCTGAACCGTATGACGAAGCCTACGCGCTGGTCTCCACCATTGCAGCGCCGATGATCATTGCCAACTCTGTCGGCGCGGCGCTTTTCATGAGCATTCTGCAGGATCGTAAAACCATCTTTGAAGAGTACTCCGCCACGTTTTCACGCCGTGCACTGAACATTGCTGAGCGTTCGGTCGGCATTTTAGCCGCGGGGTTTAACCCGCAGAATGCCGAGAAGATAGCGCGCATCGTGTATGAGCAAACCAACGTCGGCGCGGTATCGATTACCGACCGCGAGAAGATTCTCGCCTTCGTGGGCATCGGCGATGATCACCATAAACCCAATACACCAATTTCTTCGCAAAGCACGCTGGATGCCATTGCGCGTAACGCGATTATTTATCTTGATGGCAAAGAGCACCCGTATCAGTGTTCTTTGTCGAAAACCTGTAAACTCGGCTCGGCGCTGATCATTCCGCTCCGCGCAGGTGATCGGGTTATCGGCACCATTAAGCTGTACGAACCGAAACGTAAGCTGTTTTCGACCATCAATATGTCGATGGCCGAGGGTATCGCGCAGATGTTGTCGAGCCAGATTCTGTATGGTGAGTATCAGGAGAAACAGATACTGCTGTCGCGCGCGGAAATCAAACTGCTGCAAGCGCAGGTCAATCCGCACTTTCTGTTTAACGCGCTCAATACCATCAGCGCGGTGATCCGCCGCGATCCCAACAAAGCGCGCGAGCTGATCCAGCATCTGTCGCAGTTTTTTCGCAGCAACCTCAAACAGAACATCGGCACCGTAACGCTCAAAGAAGAGCTGGCGCATGTCAACGCCTACCTGACGATTGAAAAAGCGCGCTTTAGTGACCGCCTTGATGTCGACATCGATATCGACGAGGCGCTGCTGGAGCGCAATGTGCCCAGCTTTACCTTGCAGCCCTTGGTCGAGAACGCCATCAAGCACGGCACGTCCAATCTGCTGGAAGGCGGCAAAGTGCGTATCTACAGTATTGAAGAGGAGCACGGGCACCGGATTGTGGTGGAAGATAACGCTGGCAGCTACCAAGCGCCGAGCGAAGATCATGATGGCCTCGGCATGCAAATTGTTGCCAAACGCCTGACCTACAAATTCGGTGCTGCCTCTGCGCTCAACATCGAAGTGGAACACGATAAATACACGCGAATGAGCTTCCTCATTCCGCATAAAGGAACGTATTAA
- a CDS encoding 3-deoxy-7-phosphoheptulonate synthase — MKKSELSDINIVDEQILITPDALKDKLPLSDNARRFIRESRQTIADIIHKRDHRLLIVCGPCSIHDVEAAKEYAKRLKALSEQLKDQLYIVMRVYFEKPRTTVGWKGLINDPHLDGTFDIEHGLHVGRQLLVELAEMEIPLATEALDPISPQYLADTFSWAAIGARTTESQTHREMASGLSMPIGFKNGTDGSLSTAINAMQAASSSHRFMGINREGQVALLTTQGNANGHVILRGGKQTNYDSVSVAECEEELAKVGLDSALMVDCSHANSRKDYRRQPLVAEDVIHQIREGNQSIIGLMIESHLNEGNQSSDLPLDQMAYGVSITDACINWASTEALLRHAHQELIPFLENRLKG; from the coding sequence ATGAAAAAAAGTGAATTAAGCGATATCAACATTGTTGATGAACAGATACTGATTACTCCGGATGCACTCAAGGATAAGTTGCCGCTGAGTGACAACGCGCGCCGTTTTATCCGTGAATCACGTCAGACTATCGCAGACATTATTCACAAACGTGATCATCGCCTGCTGATTGTGTGTGGCCCGTGTTCTATCCACGATGTGGAAGCGGCGAAAGAGTACGCCAAGCGCCTGAAAGCACTGTCAGAACAACTGAAAGATCAACTCTACATCGTCATGCGTGTGTACTTCGAAAAACCACGCACTACCGTGGGCTGGAAAGGGCTGATTAACGACCCGCATCTCGACGGCACTTTTGATATTGAGCATGGCCTGCATGTCGGTCGCCAACTGCTGGTGGAACTGGCTGAGATGGAAATCCCTCTGGCGACGGAAGCTCTGGACCCGATCAGTCCGCAGTACCTGGCAGATACCTTCAGCTGGGCTGCGATTGGTGCACGTACCACGGAATCGCAAACTCACCGTGAAATGGCCAGTGGCCTGTCGATGCCAATCGGCTTCAAAAATGGCACAGACGGCAGCTTGTCGACCGCCATCAACGCGATGCAGGCTGCGTCATCCAGCCACCGTTTCATGGGAATCAACCGTGAAGGTCAGGTTGCACTGCTGACCACTCAAGGCAATGCGAATGGTCACGTGATTCTGCGCGGTGGCAAACAAACGAACTACGATTCAGTGTCCGTCGCTGAGTGTGAAGAAGAGCTGGCGAAAGTGGGACTTGATTCTGCACTGATGGTCGATTGTAGCCATGCGAACTCGCGTAAAGATTACCGCCGCCAACCGCTGGTCGCTGAAGATGTGATTCACCAAATTCGTGAAGGTAATCAGTCTATTATCGGTTTGATGATTGAAAGTCACCTCAATGAAGGTAACCAGTCGTCTGACCTGCCGCTTGATCAAATGGCGTACGGCGTGTCTATCACGGATGCGTGTATTAATTGGGCATCAACTGAGGCATTATTACGCCACGCTCATCAAGAGCTGATTCCATTTTTAGAAAATCGCCTCAAAGGTTAA